One window of the uncultured Fusobacterium sp. genome contains the following:
- a CDS encoding O-acetylhomoserine aminocarboxypropyltransferase/cysteine synthase family protein, producing MSRENFKIETQLVQGTEKFVEGQPRVYPIYQTTTYDYNSPEVLAELFDLKRDGYMYSRIGNPTVTAFEEKIALLEKGVGALALSSGQAANVTAILNICGCGDHIVSLATVYGGTANLFKSTLKKYGITATFVSPEASENEIKSAFQENTKVLFGETLGNPEMNVIDFEKLVKIGKEKGVPVIVDNTLASPYLCNPIEYGVNIVTHSATKYIDGQGAALGGVIIDGGNFNWDNGKFPDLVEPDPAYHNLSYWKEFGKAAYIAKARAILLRDFGACLNPFNAFLFLRGLETLHLRMERHSENALKVAKFLENHEKIEWVNYPKLESSYSYKNAEKYLSKGGSGVILLGIKGGREGAEKFIKGLTWIRSVIHVGDSRTCVLHPASTTHRQLSEEDQIKAGVLPEAIRLNVGIENVEDIIEDLTRALEKI from the coding sequence ATGAGCAGAGAGAATTTTAAAATAGAAACACAACTTGTACAAGGAACAGAAAAATTTGTTGAAGGACAACCAAGAGTTTATCCAATTTATCAAACTACAACTTATGACTATAACTCTCCAGAGGTTTTAGCTGAACTGTTTGATTTAAAAAGAGATGGGTATATGTATTCAAGGATAGGAAATCCTACTGTTACAGCCTTTGAAGAAAAAATAGCTCTATTAGAAAAAGGAGTAGGGGCTTTGGCTCTCTCTTCTGGACAAGCAGCTAATGTAACAGCTATTTTAAATATTTGTGGTTGTGGAGACCATATAGTTTCTTTAGCTACAGTTTATGGTGGAACAGCAAATCTATTTAAGTCAACTTTAAAAAAATATGGAATTACTGCTACTTTTGTTTCACCAGAGGCTTCAGAAAATGAGATAAAATCAGCATTTCAAGAGAATACAAAAGTCCTATTTGGAGAAACATTAGGAAATCCAGAGATGAATGTGATTGATTTTGAAAAACTTGTAAAAATAGGAAAAGAGAAGGGAGTTCCTGTAATAGTAGACAATACACTAGCCTCTCCATATCTATGTAATCCAATTGAATATGGGGTAAATATAGTAACTCATTCAGCTACTAAATATATAGATGGACAAGGAGCTGCTTTAGGGGGAGTTATAATAGATGGTGGAAACTTTAATTGGGATAATGGAAAATTTCCAGACCTTGTAGAACCAGATCCAGCTTACCATAATTTAAGTTACTGGAAAGAGTTTGGAAAAGCTGCCTATATAGCAAAAGCAAGAGCGATTCTTTTAAGAGATTTTGGAGCTTGTTTAAATCCATTTAATGCTTTTCTATTTTTAAGAGGATTAGAAACTTTACATTTAAGAATGGAAAGACATAGTGAAAATGCTTTGAAAGTAGCAAAATTTTTAGAAAATCATGAAAAGATAGAATGGGTAAACTATCCAAAACTAGAAAGTAGTTACTCCTATAAAAATGCTGAAAAATATCTTTCAAAAGGAGGAAGTGGAGTTATTTTACTAGGTATTAAAGGAGGAAGAGAGGGAGCAGAGAAATTTATAAAAGGGCTTACTTGGATAAGAAGCGTAATACACGTAGGAGATTCTCGTACTTGTGTATTACATCCAGCAAGTACTACTCATAGACAATTATCTGAAGAGGATCAAATAAAGGCAGGAGTTTTACCAGAAGCTATTAGATTAAATGTTGGAATAGAAAATGTTGAAGATATAATAGAGGATTTAACAAGAGCTTTAGAAAAAATATAA
- a CDS encoding cupin domain-containing protein → MKIIEKEKFEKHNIFGMGEFNKNYAKYFIGNSFLNPLTEINKANIFLANITFEPGCRNNWHIHNATKGGGQILICTAGEGWYQEEGKEAISLKPGMVITIPTGIKHWHGAKKDSWFSHIAIEVSGENTSNEWCEPVSDEEYNKLS, encoded by the coding sequence ATGAAAATAATAGAAAAAGAAAAATTTGAAAAACATAATATTTTTGGTATGGGAGAATTTAACAAGAATTATGCTAAATATTTTATTGGAAACTCTTTTTTAAATCCTCTTACTGAAATTAATAAAGCAAATATTTTTTTAGCAAATATAACTTTTGAACCTGGTTGTCGTAACAATTGGCATATTCACAATGCTACTAAAGGAGGAGGACAAATTTTAATATGTACAGCTGGAGAGGGTTGGTATCAAGAAGAGGGAAAAGAAGCAATAAGCCTTAAACCAGGAATGGTTATTACAATTCCTACTGGAATTAAACATTGGCATGGAGCTAAAAAAGATTCATGGTTCAGTCATATAGCTATAGAAGTTTCTGGAGAAAATACTTCAAATGAATGGTGTGAACCTGTAAGTGACGAAGAATATAATAAATTATCATAA
- a CDS encoding LysE family translocator encodes MFGIINYEMFLTSSIVLALIPGSDTMFILGQAISNSIKSGKYSALGICTGLLVHTFLAAFGLSLVLKNSVTAFNLVKFLGAMYLIYMGIKSIKSKEMLAVNKGKKKREDLKKAFFQGLITNLLNPKIILFFLAFLPQFVDTNNSYGMLPFILLGLTSSVISGIWYISLSIFASFIATFLKRNKNFGKIVNKLSGTIFIILGLNLLRVKAN; translated from the coding sequence ATGTTTGGAATTATTAATTATGAAATGTTTTTAACTTCTAGTATTGTTTTAGCACTAATACCTGGAAGCGATACTATGTTTATATTAGGGCAAGCTATATCCAATAGTATCAAGTCTGGAAAATACTCAGCATTAGGAATTTGTACTGGACTTTTAGTCCACACCTTTTTAGCAGCTTTTGGACTCTCATTAGTATTAAAAAATTCTGTAACAGCTTTTAATCTAGTAAAATTTTTAGGAGCAATGTATCTTATTTATATGGGAATTAAAAGTATAAAGTCAAAAGAGATGTTAGCTGTTAATAAAGGAAAGAAAAAAAGAGAGGATCTAAAAAAAGCTTTCTTCCAAGGTTTAATTACAAATTTATTAAATCCTAAAATAATTTTATTTTTCTTGGCTTTTTTACCACAATTTGTTGATACAAATAATTCTTATGGAATGTTACCTTTTATACTACTAGGATTAACATCATCTGTTATCTCTGGTATTTGGTATATATCTCTTTCTATTTTTGCTTCTTTTATAGCAACTTTTTTAAAGAGAAATAAAAATTTTGGAAAAATTGTTAATAAGCTTTCTGGAACAATTTTTATTATTTTAGGATTAAATCTACTTAGAGTTAAAGCTAATTAA